Part of the Paeniglutamicibacter sulfureus genome, CCGGGCCCGCAGTTCTTCCCCACCATCGTCTGTGTGCTGCTGTTCTCGGTGGCCGCCATCCACACGGTGCAGATCCTGCGCACTCGGCGTTTCCCGCACGAGGACAGCGAAGGGCAGAACCCCGACTTTTCCACGGACATGCTCGGCGATCTGGCCGACACCGAGCGCACATCCATCTACGGCCCAAGCACGCTGCCTTCGGCCACAGGCAAACGCAAGGCCTACTCGGATTGGAAGACGCTCGGAATGGTTATCGGAGCAGTGGCTGCGTTCATTCTGGCGCTGCCCGTCCTGGGCTGGATACTGAGTGCTGCTGGCCTGTTCTGGGTCGTGTGCCGCGCTTTGGGAAGCCGACGTCCATTGTTCGACCTCAGCGTCTCCATCCTTTTTTCCGCGGTCATCCAGCTGGCCTTCAATGCCGGACTCGGCCTCAACCTGCCCTCCGGCTTCCTGGAAGGACTGATCTAACATGGAATCCTTATCCCTGTTGATGGAGGGCTTCTCGCAGGCCCTGACTCCCATGAATCTTTTGTGGGTGCTGATCGGCGCGGTCCTCGGAACCGCCGTGGGCGTGCTGCCCGGACTCGGTTCGGCTATGGCCGTCGCGTTGTTGCTTCCCATTACCTTTTCGCTTGATCCGACCGCGGCATTCATCATGTTCGCCGGGGTCTACTTTGGTGGTCTCTTCGGGGATTCAACCTCCGGGATCCTGCTTAACACGCCAGGCAATTCATCTGCCATCGCCTCCACCTTCGAGGGCCACCGCATGGCACTTGATGGCAGGGCCGCGAAGGCACTGGCCACTGCGGCCATGGGAGCTTTCATCGGTGGCCTCATTGCGACGACGGTAGTCGTATTCTTCGCCCCGGTGCTGGTGAAGATGGCAACGGCATTCGGCCCCGCCGAATACTTCGCCCTGGCGGTCTTCGCCTTCCTTGCGATTTCCTCCGTGGTCTCCGATTCAGTGGTCAAGGGCCTGATGTCCTTGGGACTGGGTCTCGTCCTTGCCCTGGTCGGCGTGGACGGCCCGTCCGGAACTGCCCGCTACACCCTGGGCTTGCCGCAGCTCTTCGACGGCATGTCCATCGTCGTGATCACCGTTGGGCTGCTGGCACTGGGTGAAGTCCTGCATATCGCCTCGCGTATCCACCGCGACGAGACAGCCGTCCGGGTTGAATCCAAGGGCCGGCCGCGACTGGAACTGAAAGACATCCGCAGGGCCATGCCTGCCTGGTTGCGCGGCACGGCATTCGGTGTTCCCTTCGGCGTCATTCCCGCCGGCGGTTCCGAGGTACCCACCTTCCTGGCCTACGGCACGGAGAAGCGGCTCGCTGCCCGCAATGGAGACACCGATTTTGGCACCACCGGCTCGATCCGTGGCGTTGCGGCCCCGGAAGCCGCGGCGAATGCCACGGCCGGCACCGCCATGGGCGCCCTGCTCGCCCTCGGCCTTCCCACCTCGGCAACAGCTGCCATCATGTTGGCCGCCTTCCAGCAGTATGGAATGCAGCCGGGCCCGTTGCTGTTCGAACGCAGCGGTCCGATGGTCTGGACGCTGCTCGCGTCGCTGTTCATTGGCTTGGTCGTCCTGCTGATCCTGAACATGCAGTTCGCCGTGCTCTGGGCCAAGCTTCTGCTCATCCCCCGGCACTACCTCTATGCGGGCATCACGGTGCTCTCGGTACTTGGCGTCTACGCGATCAGTTCCTCGATCGTCGACCTGTGGATCTTGCTGGTCATCGGCCTGTTGGGCTTCCTGATGCGCCGCTACAAGTTCCCGCTCGCCCCGGTACTGATCGCGGTGATCCTCGGGCCGCTGGCCGAAACGGAACTGCGCCGCGCGCTGACTGTCTCGGAAGGCGACCTGTCGATCCTCATCGACAGCCCGGTCACCATGGTGCTGTACGGACTGCTGGCCATCACCCTCGTGATCACCGGCATTCAGCACCTCCGCCACAGCAAGGCGGCACGGAACCAGGCTATGAAATTCGACTCCGACAAGATCGGCGTCTAGGCATTCGGGCTTGCTTGACCCGAACCACCAGCTAAGGGGGTGAAGGTCGACACGGATTGTGACCGTGTCGACCTTCACCCCCTTTTTTTGAGTTGGGCTGGAACCGACCCCTCGCTGCGGGACGGATCGTCAGTTGGTCCGGTTTAGAACGGGTAGGGCGCGATCTCCGGGCGCATGGTCAGCCACTGGGTCTCGGTGAAGGCCTCCATGTTGGCCGCCGGTCCGCCAATGCGCCCGCCGTTGCCCGAATCCTTGACCCCGCCGAACGGAGAGTTGGGCTCATCGGAGACGGTCTGCTCATTGATGTGGACCTTTCCGGAATCGACCCGGTCGGCAATCTTCATGGCCATCCCCACGTCCCCGAGGATGGACACCGAGAGCCCGTAACTCGACGCGTTGGCCATCTGCACCGCTTCGTCGATGGTGGAGAAACTGCGCACCGGAGCTACAGGTCCAAAGATCTCCTCCTTCCACGCATCGTGGTCCGGGTCCAAGTCCGCCAGGACGGTGGGCGGGTAGAACCATCCCTCGCCGCGCTTCCCGCCGGCCGCCAGCCGGGCACCGCCGGCAACGGCGGACTGCACCATGGAATCGATCCGCTCCAGCTGCCGGCCATCGATGATCGGCCCGATCGCGACCGTGCCGGACTTCGGGTCGCCGACCGGCAAGTTCCGTGCCTTTTCGGCCAGTGCCGCCACATAGTCCTCGTAAATGTCCCGGTGCACAATGTGCCGGCCGGTGGCCATGCAGATCTGGCCCTGGTGCATGAAGGAGCCGAACGCAGCCGCGGATGCCGCCTTGGCCAGGTCGGCACCGGGGAGCACGATCATGGCGCTGTTGCCGCCCAGCTCGAGGTGCGCACGCTTGAGCAGCCGCGCGGCGCTTTCCCCGATCTTGCGACCGGCGGCCGTCGACCCGGTGAACGCAATGACGCGCACCTCCGGTGCTTCGACCACGGCGGCCCCGACATCCGCGCCGCCGGGAAGCAGATGCAATAGCCCCTCGGGCAATCCGGCTTCCTCGAAGATCCGCATGATGGTCACACCCGCGCAGACCGAGGTGCGCGGGTCGGGCTTGAGCAGCACCGCGTTGCCCAGGGCCAACGCCGGCGCAACGGCACGAATGCCCAGGATCAGCGGGAAGTTGAACGGGGCAATGACGCTGACGACCCCGACCGGGCGGCGACGGGCGAAGGACCAGCGTTCTTCGTTGGTGGTGAGCACCTCGCCGGCCGGAAGCGACGGCAGCGCGGAGGCCTCGTAGCACTCGTTGGCCGCGGTGTGCGTCTCGAGCGCAGCCTTGGCGGGAATGCCCCCGGATTCGCGCACCAGCCACTCATTGACCTCGTCCGCGTGCTCCTCCCAGAGCAGGCCGGCCCTACGCAGCACCGCTGCCCGTTCCTCCGGCTTCTTCGCGGCCCAGGCAACCTGTGCCTTGGCGGCCGCCGTGGCAGCACGCAAGACGTCGTCGGCGGAGGCCAATCCGAGGGTGCCAAGTACGTTTCCGGTGGCGGGCTCCACGACGTCTTGGGTGCCGGCGCCGCCGACCACCCAGCCGTTGACGTTGATCTTCGAGTTCCAGAGTGATTCTTCAAGCAATGACACTTTGTGGTTCCTTATCTGGTGGACTGGTGTGCGGTGCATGGGCTTCGCAGGCGGGTTGCTTGGGTCGGGGAACTTGCGGTTCGTTGGTTGCCAGGTAATGGGAACATCCCGCCGGCCGTGACGGTTCGCTGGTTGCCCCTCCAACCTGGCCCTTCTCGTGCGGCCTGCCCCCTATGCCCACGCTAGGCCGGAAACTGGCAACAGTCCAACGAATTTGCCACCCCGTGTACATCGGGCTCATCGATAAGCTCACGGGTCCAGAGATTCTGGGCATTGGCCCCCGCTCGTCGAGGAGTACCTGCCGCGCCTCCATGTGTTCGCCACTGTCTGCCTACCCGGGCGCAAGTTGGTGGCGGAGCTTTCCAGCGCTTAATCACTGGTCGATGAACACAACTCCCCGCTGACGCCGGATGCATTCCACCCGCATCGGCGCACGCCAAGTCGATCCAGACGCCCCGAGGCCAAGCGCTGCCCCAACAGCTCCGGCCGCGATCTTCAGGTGATTCTCAATGTCGCGGCCGGAGGCAGTTAATAAGGTATGAAAATCAGTGTCCACGGTCGCCGGGTGGTAGCCGGGGTCGGGATGGAACGGCAGAATGGGCATATGCCCGAGACCGCATCGATCCACCGGTGGCAGACCCATCCGGTCACGCCCGAGAACTTCGAGGATTTCGCCGACGTCATCAACCCGACCCGGCGGGACACGCACTGCTGGTGCCTCTCGCACCGCTTGGGCGTCAAGGACATCGAGGAGCTCGGCGGCGGCAATCGCGAGACCGCCATGCGCAGGCTCTGCGAGCGGGAGAATCCGCCAGGCGTGATCACATACCGCGACGGCGAGCCCGTCGGGTGGTGCAGCATTGGCCCTCGCGCCGAGATCCCGCGGCTGGCGGCGTCAAAGCTCATCCGGCCCGTGGACGGTGTCCCGGTGTGGAGCATCATCTGCGTGGTGGTGCGCAGCGGGCACCGGCGGCAGGGCGTCATGGCCCGCCTGCTTGAGGGGGCCGTGGAGTACGCGGCTTCCCGCGGCGCGCCGGCCATCGAGGCACACCCCGTGGATCCCCCGGGCAGGATGGACACGACCATGGCGTTCGTCGGAACCCGGTCCATGTTCGAGCAGGCCGGGTTCCGCGTCATCGGCACCACCGACGCGGTGGCCAGCAGGATGCCGCGGCTGATCATGCGCCGCGACCTCCGATCGAATCCCTGACCTACTTCGGGGTTAGGTGAGCGTCCAGGAGCGCTTGGAGAGCCCGAACCAGAAGCCGTCGATGGCGGTCTTGGCCTCGATGCCTCCCGAGGCATATGCCGCGCCAAGGGCTACATAGAGCGGTGCCCAGTGCTCGGAGCGCGGGTGCGCCTCGCGGGCGGCAGGCGCCTTGTGCAGGAAGTCGAGGATGGAGTCCACGTCGCCGCGGCCCATGGCCTCTTCGGCCCAGTGGTCGAATTCGCTCGATGCGGCCGGCGGGGTGACGTCGGGTCCGCCTGCCGGGTTGAACCAGCGCAGGTTGTGCGTGGTGAAGCCGGATCCGATGATCATGGTGCCGCGGTCGCGCAGCGGAGCCAGAGACTGGCCGAGGGCGAAGAGGCCCTGGGGATCCAGGGTGGGCATTGACATCTGCACCACCGGGACATCCGCGTCGGGGAACATTTCCTTCAGCGGCACGTAGGCGCCGTGGTCCAGGCCGCGGGTCTCGTCGCGTTCCACGTGGTGGCCGTGGGTGCCGGTCAGCCGGGCGACCTCGTCGGCCAGCTCCGGTGCCATGGGGGCGTCGTAGCGCACGTCGTAGTAGTGCTGCGGGAAGCCCCAAAAGTCGTAGACCAATTCCTGCTTCCGGTGCGTGGCACTCAGCGACACCGGTGCATTCTCCCAGTGCGCGGAAATCATCAGGATGTCCTTGGGCTTTTCCATGGTCCCCGACCAGCCTGCCAATTGAGATGTCCACGTGGCGTCGTCGGCCAGGGGCGGGGCGCCGTGGGAGAGAAAGAGTACCGGTGGGCGGTCGGCTGCAGTAGTCA contains:
- a CDS encoding GNAT family N-acetyltransferase — its product is MPETASIHRWQTHPVTPENFEDFADVINPTRRDTHCWCLSHRLGVKDIEELGGGNRETAMRRLCERENPPGVITYRDGEPVGWCSIGPRAEIPRLAASKLIRPVDGVPVWSIICVVVRSGHRRQGVMARLLEGAVEYAASRGAPAIEAHPVDPPGRMDTTMAFVGTRSMFEQAGFRVIGTTDAVASRMPRLIMRRDLRSNP
- a CDS encoding tripartite tricarboxylate transporter permease — protein: MESLSLLMEGFSQALTPMNLLWVLIGAVLGTAVGVLPGLGSAMAVALLLPITFSLDPTAAFIMFAGVYFGGLFGDSTSGILLNTPGNSSAIASTFEGHRMALDGRAAKALATAAMGAFIGGLIATTVVVFFAPVLVKMATAFGPAEYFALAVFAFLAISSVVSDSVVKGLMSLGLGLVLALVGVDGPSGTARYTLGLPQLFDGMSIVVITVGLLALGEVLHIASRIHRDETAVRVESKGRPRLELKDIRRAMPAWLRGTAFGVPFGVIPAGGSEVPTFLAYGTEKRLAARNGDTDFGTTGSIRGVAAPEAAANATAGTAMGALLALGLPTSATAAIMLAAFQQYGMQPGPLLFERSGPMVWTLLASLFIGLVVLLILNMQFAVLWAKLLLIPRHYLYAGITVLSVLGVYAISSSIVDLWILLVIGLLGFLMRRYKFPLAPVLIAVILGPLAETELRRALTVSEGDLSILIDSPVTMVLYGLLAITLVITGIQHLRHSKAARNQAMKFDSDKIGV
- a CDS encoding dioxygenase family protein; its protein translation is MTTAADRPPVLFLSHGAPPLADDATWTSQLAGWSGTMEKPKDILMISAHWENAPVSLSATHRKQELVYDFWGFPQHYYDVRYDAPMAPELADEVARLTGTHGHHVERDETRGLDHGAYVPLKEMFPDADVPVVQMSMPTLDPQGLFALGQSLAPLRDRGTMIIGSGFTTHNLRWFNPAGGPDVTPPAASSEFDHWAEEAMGRGDVDSILDFLHKAPAAREAHPRSEHWAPLYVALGAAYASGGIEAKTAIDGFWFGLSKRSWTLT
- a CDS encoding aldehyde dehydrogenase family protein, which encodes MSLLEESLWNSKINVNGWVVGGAGTQDVVEPATGNVLGTLGLASADDVLRAATAAAKAQVAWAAKKPEERAAVLRRAGLLWEEHADEVNEWLVRESGGIPAKAALETHTAANECYEASALPSLPAGEVLTTNEERWSFARRRPVGVVSVIAPFNFPLILGIRAVAPALALGNAVLLKPDPRTSVCAGVTIMRIFEEAGLPEGLLHLLPGGADVGAAVVEAPEVRVIAFTGSTAAGRKIGESAARLLKRAHLELGGNSAMIVLPGADLAKAASAAAFGSFMHQGQICMATGRHIVHRDIYEDYVAALAEKARNLPVGDPKSGTVAIGPIIDGRQLERIDSMVQSAVAGGARLAAGGKRGEGWFYPPTVLADLDPDHDAWKEEIFGPVAPVRSFSTIDEAVQMANASSYGLSVSILGDVGMAMKIADRVDSGKVHINEQTVSDEPNSPFGGVKDSGNGGRIGGPAANMEAFTETQWLTMRPEIAPYPF
- a CDS encoding tripartite tricarboxylate transporter TctB family protein, encoding MKSIDESSATVRTADDYPIRITGFWSGRSELIVPALVFILAGFLSYGTATMQVMGTSVPGPQFFPTIVCVLLFSVAAIHTVQILRTRRFPHEDSEGQNPDFSTDMLGDLADTERTSIYGPSTLPSATGKRKAYSDWKTLGMVIGAVAAFILALPVLGWILSAAGLFWVVCRALGSRRPLFDLSVSILFSAVIQLAFNAGLGLNLPSGFLEGLI